In Mercurialis annua linkage group LG5, ddMerAnnu1.2, whole genome shotgun sequence, a single genomic region encodes these proteins:
- the LOC126682533 gene encoding ankyrin repeat-containing protein At2g01680 translates to MMEAKSFRFLTHQSFFSSVRSGDLDSVKDIVEQLVQDERSDGGSLVSDLMAMQTDAGETGLYMAADNNFEEIFGYLVKFCDVEVVKLRSKSDMNAFHVAAKKGHLGIVKELLSIWPELCKICDRTNTSPLYSAAVQDHVDVVNAILDADVSSLRIVRKNGKTALHNTARYGLVEMVKTLIERDPEIIRIKDRKGQTALHMAVKGQNTPVVEEILSADCSILNERDKKGNTAVHIATRKCRPLIVSFLLCYTAIDVNVVNNQRETAMDLADKLQYGESSIEIQEALTEAGAKHARYVGQLDEAMELKRTVSDIKHEVHSQLIQNERTNRRVSGIAKELRKLHREAVQNTTNSITVVAVLFASIAFLAIFNLPGQYLTDGDEAGKANMADNVGFRVFCLLNATSLFISLAVVVVQITLVAWDTGAQKQVVSVVNKLMWAACACTCGSFLSIAFVVVGKRSSWMAITITLMGAPILVGTLASMCYFVFRQHFGGFGDSQRRIKRASGSKSFSWSYSANISDIDEYDSDMEKIYAL, encoded by the exons ATGATGGAAGCTAAATCATTTCGGTTCTTGACCCACCAATCTTTCTTCTCCTCCGTCCGATCAGGTGATCTTGATTCTGTGAAAGATATTGTGGAGCAACTGGTACAAGATGAACGGTCTGATGGGGGTTCTCTTGTTTCTGATCTAATGGCTATGCAAACGGATGCAGGGGAGACTGGTTTGTATATGGCTGCTGATAATAATTTTGAAGAGATTTTTGGGTATTTGGTGAAGTTTTGTGATGTTGAAGTTGTGAAGTTGAGGTCTAAGTCTGATATGAATGCTTTTCATGTTGCTGCTAAGAAGGGTCACTTGG GTATTGTGAAGGAACTTTTGAGCATTTGGCCGGAGCTATGTAAGATATGTGACCGCACAAATACTAGTCCCCTTTATTCAGCTGCTGTTCAAGATCATGTCGATGTGGTTAATGCCATCTTGGATGCTGATGTCAGCTCGTTGAGGATCGTGAGGAAAAATGGGAAAACTGCATTGCATAATACCGCTAGATATGGTCTTGTTGAAATGGTTAAGACGCTTATAGAACGTGATCCGGAAATTATCCGCATCAAAGATAGGAAAGGCCAAACTGCTTTGCATATGGCTGTAAAGGGTCAGAATACTCCAGTCGTAGAGGAAATATTATCTGCTGATTGCTCAATACTAAATGAGCGTGACAAAAAGGGTAATACTGCGGTGCATATAGCAACGAGGAAATGTCGTCCTCTG ATTGTGAGCTTTTTGCTATGCTATACAGCTATAGATGTTAATGTGGTTAATAATCAACGCGAAACTGCAATGGATTTGGCTGATAAACTCCAATACGGTGAATCTTCGATAGAAATCCAGGAAGCTCTCACAGAAGCCGGGGCCAAGCACGCCAGATATGTTGGTCAATTGGATGAAGCCATGGAACTTAAGAGAACTGTAAGCGATATTAAACACGAGGTTCACTCACAACTTATACAGAACGAAAGAACTAACAGAAGAGTATCGGGCATTGCAAAAGAGTTACGGAAACTGCACAGAGAGGCTGTCCAAAATACCACCAACTCAATTACAGTCGTTGCTGTTCTTTTTGCCTCAATAGCTTTCTTAGCTATTTTCAACTTGCCCGGGCAATATTTGACAGATGGAGATGAAGCAGGGAAGGCTAACATGGCTGATAATGTCGGTTTTCGAGTTTTCTGCCTTCTAAACGCAACGTCTCTCTTCATTTCTCTAGCTGTTGTCGTGGTTCAGATCACTTTGGTGGCTTGGGATACAGGGGCTCAGAAACAAGTTGTGTCCGTCGTTAACAAGCTGATGTGGGCAGCGTGTGCCTGCACTTGCGGGTCTTTCCTGTCCATAGCTTTTGTGGTTGTGGGTAAACGGAGTTCGTGGATGGCCATAACGATAACCTTAATGGGGGCACCTATTCTTGTCGGAACACTAGCAAGCATGTGCTACTTCGTTTTCCGACAACATTTTGGAGGTTTCGGGGACTCTCAGAGGCGCATTAAAAGAGCTAGCGGTAGTAAGTCTTTCTCGTGGTCGTACTCAGCAAACATATCAGATATCGACGAGTATGACTCTGATATGGAGAAGATCTATGCTTTGTAA